One Hydractinia symbiolongicarpus strain clone_291-10 chromosome 7, HSymV2.1, whole genome shotgun sequence genomic window, cattTTAACGGCCTGTGCACGTCTTTAACAGCGTTCTTAAAGCTGGTGcttaagaaaatgacttaatacatcgtagtccgttaagattaaaaggactaggccgatgaccacttgtttaagctcgtggaaccacgtggttcacgtgtagtctccttaataGGCCGTAAAACGCAATATTAcccactttaaaggcctgtgtatGTAATACACCCGCTTGAAAATACACCTGCGTCACTTTGGCGGCCACTATCACCAATATCAACTAATAAAAACTTGTAGTCTGCATCGCATACTGCCATTAACACTATGCTGTGGgtctttttataattaaaaaaagatgaaactCCACGTGCTGGGACTTGCATTACCACATGGTTTCCATCAATTGCCCCAATACAGTTAGGGAACTGCCAAAGTTTCTCAAAATTTGCAGCTATTTTTTTCCATTCTGATTGCGTTGATGGACATTTTAACTGTCCTGCTCCCAACAACTTTTCCCATATGGCATT contains:
- the LOC130648525 gene encoding uncharacterized protein LOC130648525, whose translation is MLPEKYEKLSYVAPLISKKNLKRESISADQRLCITLRYLVTGDAKSTIASSYPVGPTTVGRIISETCNAIWEKLLGAGQLKCPSTQSEWKKIAANFEKLWQFPNCIGAIDGNHVVMQVPARGVSSFFNYKKTHSIVLMAVCDADYKFLLVDIGDSGRQSDAGVFSSGCITYTGL